One uncultured Fibrobacter sp. DNA window includes the following coding sequences:
- a CDS encoding type ISP restriction/modification enzyme, producing the protein MVDLDKSKIQAVAQYIDEVSKQFSTGKATEHSYRPALAKLLGDLLPKFTITNEPSRIQCGAPDYIIAKGKGATSIPVAFVEAKDIGDSDLDGNRQHKEQFNRYKNSLDHILFTDYLDFHSYENGLPTQNIRIAEIKGNKIALIDANVPMFLEMVAHIAESTPQKITSSTKLAQMMAAKARLLAEVIEKTLETDSEKTSELAGQWKSFQKVLIHDLTERQFADIYAQTICYGMFAARLHDDTPDTFSREEAATLIPKTNPFLRKVFQNVAAFDVDTSIAWIVDDLAETFRVTDMPKVMKNFGKATGQADPMIHFYEDFLRYYDPKQKKACGVYYTPEPVVHFIVNAVDEILKSRFNLSDGLADTSKVTIRQTSNLYTDNRTKDHKRYETREYHKVQILDPATGTGTFLAEVVRKIYSGMENQKGAWQNYVEEHLLPRLNGFEFMMAPYAVAHLKLDMVLAQTGYKARQDKRLRIFLTNSLEECDHNTGTLFAQWLAQEANEANLVKRDTPVMVMIGNPPYSVSSSNKSEWIQNLLDDYKKNLNERKINLDDDYIKFIRLGHYFVEKNGDGILAYISNNSFIDGITHRQMRKTLMETFDEIYILNLHGDTRKKEVAPDGGKDENVFDIMQGVSINIFVKKKQSVILNEARKGEVEGSLARVYHYELFGKRFEKYAFLANTSFSEISWQELIPQAPYFFFVPKDFSIQNEYDKGFKISDLIIEYNSGIQTKCDAVNILFTELDAESLRRDFISMAEVDLERKYQLKNRPSWNIATAKADLDNEIIENRIDYRPFDIRWTNYTGNSNGVMGRARYKINRHIIGKGNLTLVTCRQLSTFDFQHIFVTTHISDLNSISLQSKEQSYVFPLYLYPTENEEKIGETRKPNLDEKIWRKIDKCTKLKTTPEQVFDYIYGVLHTPSYREKYKEFLKIDFPRIPYPENKDEFERIVSIGNKLRKLHLMEEIPPQATSFDIEGDNAVSEIRFEREIPDQVGDDNYGKVFINKQQYFGNVPELAWNFYIGGYQPAQKWLKDRKNRTLTYDDISHYRKIIAILIETHKLMQDLDEIAE; encoded by the coding sequence ATGGTCGATTTGGACAAGAGCAAGATTCAAGCCGTCGCACAGTACATCGACGAGGTTTCCAAGCAGTTTTCTACGGGTAAGGCGACAGAGCACAGCTATCGCCCGGCACTCGCAAAACTGCTTGGCGACTTGCTCCCCAAATTCACCATCACAAACGAACCCAGCCGAATCCAATGCGGAGCGCCGGACTACATTATCGCGAAAGGGAAAGGAGCAACATCAATTCCGGTTGCGTTCGTAGAGGCAAAGGACATCGGCGATAGCGACCTGGATGGAAACCGCCAGCACAAGGAACAGTTCAACCGTTACAAGAACTCCCTAGACCATATCCTTTTCACGGATTACCTTGATTTTCATTCTTATGAAAACGGGCTGCCGACTCAAAACATCCGCATTGCAGAAATCAAAGGGAACAAGATTGCGCTGATAGACGCCAATGTTCCGATGTTTTTGGAAATGGTGGCGCACATTGCGGAATCAACACCGCAGAAGATTACAAGTTCTACAAAGCTGGCGCAGATGATGGCTGCCAAGGCGCGCCTCCTTGCCGAGGTGATTGAAAAGACTCTTGAAACCGATAGTGAAAAGACGAGTGAACTGGCGGGACAATGGAAATCTTTCCAGAAGGTGCTGATTCACGATTTGACGGAACGTCAATTTGCCGATATTTACGCACAGACAATCTGCTATGGAATGTTTGCCGCAAGGCTCCATGACGATACTCCCGACACTTTCAGTCGAGAAGAAGCGGCTACACTCATTCCCAAGACAAATCCGTTCTTGCGCAAGGTTTTCCAGAATGTTGCCGCATTCGATGTAGATACAAGCATCGCATGGATTGTAGATGACCTGGCAGAAACATTCCGGGTGACGGACATGCCGAAGGTCATGAAGAATTTTGGAAAGGCTACGGGTCAAGCCGATCCGATGATTCACTTCTACGAAGATTTTCTACGCTATTACGACCCCAAGCAGAAAAAGGCCTGTGGTGTTTATTACACGCCCGAACCCGTTGTCCACTTTATCGTCAATGCCGTTGACGAAATTTTGAAATCCCGCTTCAATTTGAGTGATGGGCTTGCCGACACGAGCAAGGTGACGATTCGTCAAACGTCGAACCTATATACGGACAATCGAACCAAAGACCACAAGAGATACGAAACGCGTGAATACCATAAAGTTCAAATCCTCGACCCTGCAACTGGAACGGGAACATTCCTTGCCGAAGTGGTCCGCAAGATATATTCTGGTATGGAAAATCAGAAGGGCGCTTGGCAAAACTATGTGGAAGAACATCTGCTACCGCGCCTGAACGGTTTTGAATTCATGATGGCTCCATACGCCGTTGCGCATTTGAAATTGGACATGGTGTTGGCGCAGACAGGCTACAAGGCAAGACAGGACAAGCGACTCCGCATATTCCTTACCAATTCCCTTGAAGAATGTGACCACAACACAGGAACATTGTTTGCACAATGGCTTGCGCAAGAAGCGAACGAGGCGAACCTTGTTAAGCGCGACACTCCCGTAATGGTGATGATTGGAAATCCGCCGTATAGTGTAAGCAGTAGCAATAAAAGCGAGTGGATTCAGAACCTGTTGGACGATTACAAGAAAAATTTGAACGAAAGAAAGATAAATCTAGACGATGATTATATCAAATTTATTCGACTCGGACATTATTTCGTAGAAAAGAATGGTGATGGGATTCTAGCATATATTTCGAACAATAGTTTTATTGACGGAATAACGCATCGTCAGATGCGAAAAACCTTGATGGAAACTTTTGATGAAATCTACATTCTGAATTTGCATGGTGATACACGAAAAAAAGAAGTTGCGCCTGATGGTGGTAAAGATGAAAATGTTTTTGACATTATGCAAGGCGTAAGCATTAACATTTTTGTTAAGAAAAAACAGAGTGTCATCCTGAATGAAGCCCGTAAGGGCGAAGTCGAAGGATCTCTAGCCCGCGTTTACCATTACGAACTCTTTGGCAAACGCTTTGAAAAATATGCCTTTCTTGCAAATACGTCTTTCAGCGAAATATCTTGGCAAGAACTTATTCCGCAAGCACCTTATTTTTTCTTTGTTCCAAAAGATTTCTCTATACAAAATGAGTATGATAAGGGATTTAAAATTTCTGATTTGATAATTGAATATAATTCAGGAATTCAAACAAAATGCGATGCAGTGAATATTCTCTTTACAGAACTTGACGCAGAATCTTTAAGAAGAGACTTCATCTCTATGGCCGAAGTTGATTTAGAAAGAAAATATCAACTAAAAAATAGACCTAGCTGGAATATCGCAACTGCGAAAGCTGACCTAGATAATGAAATAATAGAAAATAGAATTGATTATAGACCTTTTGACATAAGATGGACTAATTATACGGGAAACTCAAATGGTGTAATGGGTCGTGCCAGATACAAAATAAATCGTCATATCATTGGGAAAGGTAATTTAACATTAGTTACTTGCAGGCAATTAAGTACGTTTGATTTTCAACATATTTTTGTGACGACGCATATTTCGGATTTAAATTCTATATCTTTGCAGTCGAAGGAACAGTCTTATGTTTTCCCGCTCTACCTTTATCCTACCGAAAACGAAGAAAAAATCGGCGAGACTCGTAAGCCCAACCTTGACGAAAAAATCTGGCGCAAAATAGACAAGTGCACTAAACTCAAAACGACTCCGGAACAAGTCTTTGATTACATCTACGGCGTTCTCCATACACCGTCCTATCGTGAAAAATACAAGGAATTCCTGAAAATTGATTTTCCGCGTATTCCTTATCCCGAAAACAAGGATGAATTCGAACGCATCGTTTCCATCGGCAATAAACTCCGCAAATTGCACCTGATGGAAGAAATTCCTCCGCAGGCAACCTCCTTTGACATCGAAGGCGACAATGCCGTAAGTGAGATTCGTTTTGAAAGGGAGATCCCCGACCAAGTCGGGGATGACAACTACGGCAAAGTTTTTATTAACAAGCAGCAATATTTCGGCAATGTTCCTGAACTAGCCTGGAACTTCTACATCGGCGGCTATCAACCCGCACAAAAGTGGCTCAAAGACCGCAAAAACCGCACCCTTACTTACGACGACATCTCGCATTACCGCAAAATCATCGCCATCCTTATCGAAACTCACAAGTTGATGCAGGATCTTGATGAAATTGCGGAATAA